AGTGCGCATTCTACGGGATTAATGCGAATCAACTCTGCATTAAACCAGCAAAGGGATTCTATGATGGGAATTACCAATTATGTCATGGGAGTAAAAAAAATGGGATCCGGAAAGCTGAAACACAAAGAATCAGGACTATTTAGAAAAGGACGTTTTTAATTCCGGTTTCCCCACAACCACGGATGCGGTTTATTTTCTATGTAAAGATGAAATCCGGTGCCCTCAATATATACAATCAGGTCAACATTTATTTTGCACCGTCTTTCAGATGCTGTCTATGTACAGAAGCAGTCATTCAGAATCCATCTTAAGCCCAAAGGAATCCAGCATAGCCAGCATATCTACAGCAGAAATTTATTTTTAAGACAGATATTAAAAATAAAAACCGCATCCTTTTTATCAAGAAATATGCTTTAAACTCACACAGATTTTACAGATAAGGTCTCAACCATTGTATTCAGAGCCACCCTTCAGATCTAATCACTTATAACCTGTCAATACCAATGCTTTTGAAATGTATTCATCTGCAGGATCTGTAGTGAGTTTAAAATAAAATAGAAAACTAGTTTATCTCAATAATTATTAACCGAGATCAGATCTCAAAAAAACAATTACAATTATGCCAGTTAATGAACAAATCACAGACGCAGTAACGCAATCGAACGTGAAAGTAGTAGGAGAATCTCCTGCAATGGCTTTGGCCAACGTGTATCAATCTGCAGCACATTCTACAGGAATTATGTTTGAAAATGCTGTAAATGCACAAAACCAACAGAATATTTTAGGTCAGGCAGCCACCACTCAGGGTATTCTGCAGATCTATAGCCTGGATACGGTAGCGGATGCAGTTTCCATTGCTAAGATTCTTAAGCCGTAATTTTTTAAACTTTTTTGAGAAAAAGTATTCTCAGCCGGAAAATCCGGTCGTTTTTTAACCTAAATAAACAATAATCATTATGCCAGTTAACGAACAAATCACAGACGCAGTAACACAATCCAACGTAAAGGTAGTAGCAGAATCTCCTGCAATGGCTTTGAGTAATGTGTATCAATCTGCAGCCCATTCTACAGGAATTATGTTTGAAAATGCGATAAATGCTCAAAATCAGCATAACATCGTTACGCAAGCAGCTACTACGCAGGGTATCACTCAAATCTACAGTAAAGATACCATTGCCGATGCCATCTCTATAGCTAAAATTCTTAAACCTTAATCCATTTTTGCATACCGCAAATAAAACAATTTTATACCACCGGAAAACCCGGTTATTCTAACTCAAATAAACAATAATCATTATGCCAGTAAACGAAAAAATCACAGACGCAGTAACACAATCCAACGTAAAGGTAGTAGCAGAATCTCCTGCAATGGCTTTAGCCAACGTGTATCAATCTGCTGCACATTCTACAGGAATCATGTTTGAAAATGCAATAAATACACAAAACCAACAAAATATTGTCACTCAGGCAGCCACTACACAAGGGGTAACTCAGATCTACAGTCTGGATACCATCGCAGATGCTGTTTCTATGGCTAAAATCCTTAATCCGTAATTCATTTTTGCGAAAAGCTTAAATACCATTGTCCGAACAACCGGAAAAGCCGGTTGTTTTTAACCCAAATAAACAATAATCATTATGCCAGTAAACGAACAAATCACAGACGCAGTAACGCAATCGAACGTAAAGGTAGTAGCAGAATCTCCTGCAGTAGCTTTAAGCAATGTATACCAGACAGCAGCTCATTCTACAGGGATCATGTTTGAAAATGCAGTGAGCACACAAAACCAACAGAACATTGTAAATCAAGCAGCTACTACGCAAGGTATCGCACAGATCTACAGCCTTGATACCATCGCAGATGCAGTTTCTATGGCTAAAATCCTTAACCCATAATCCATTTTTGCGAAAAGCTTAATACCATCCGAGCAACCGGAAAAGCCGGTTGTTTTTTAACCCAAATAAACAATAATCATTATGCCAGTAAACGAACAAATCACAGACGCAGTAACACAATCGAACGTAAAAGTAGTAGCAGAATCTCCTGCAATGGCTTTAAGTAACGTCTACCAATCCGCTGCCCATTCTACAGGAATCATGTTTGAAAATGCAGTGAATGCACAAAATCAACAGAACATTTTAGGTCAGGCAGCTACCACTCAGGGTATTCTTCAGATCTATAGTCTGGACACTGTAGCAGATGCGGTTTCTATTGCTAAAGTATTGAATCCTAAATTATAGTGTATTTTTAGATTTCTTGTTATCAGGGAGTACAATCATGTGCTCCCTGATTCTTTCTGGATAATAATTATTTATCAAATAATACAATCTCATTCGGATCTATAACCTGATTCTGTACTGCATAAATAACAAGCCCAGCCATATTTTTCACTCCTGTTTTGATCATCAGGTTGGTTTTATGGGTTTCTACAGTTTTGGGAGAAATAAACAGAGAATCTGCAATTTCCTTAGTGCTCAGCTGCTGGCAAACCAATCGCAGAACATCAACTTCTCTATCGGTAAGCTCATTCTTAGAAAAGGCATGAAACTCCGGGAGCTTATTGGAAAGCTGGGTTCTCATGACATCAATCTGATCATTGGAAAAATAATGTCCTCTATGGTGAACGGTTTTGATAACAGCTAATAATTCCTGTAATTCAATTTCTTTGGGCAAAAAGGCATGGGCTCCCATTTTCAGCATCTGTCCCATGAACGAACGGCGATAAAAACTGGAAAGAACAATAATTTTTGTTTCAGTTTCCCTTTTGGCCAACTCAGACATTACTTCAAGGCCATCACCGTTCGTCATTCTCAGATCCAGAATCAGAATATCTAAAGATCCAGAATCTTCAGTGAGAAACTGATAACCGCCTGTTGAGGTCAGCGTAACCTGATAATCTCCATTATTATCGATATAATTTTTCAAAAGCTGTACAAACAGCAGGTCGTCATCTACAATGCCTATTTTAATTTTTGAGTGTTCCATGTTTATTTTTTTTATTGTAATGCCATACAGGCTATAAATTTTGTTCCTTTTTCAGGTTGTGTTTTAAGTTTATAGATTGCTTTAATCTTTTGTGCTCTTGACTGAATATTCCTAAGACCAATACCTCCGGAGTGGGTTTCTACGATAAAACCACGACCGTTATCTTCTATTGTTAATATCAGGTAGTTCAGTGAGATTCTTAGAGAGACATCCACTCTGGTTGCTTCAGCATGTTTCAAAATATTGGTGATCAGTTCCTGAACAATTCTGAAAAGATTTAGTTTTACAGGGTTACTGATCGGAGTTTTTATTGTAATATGGCGGAAAATGACCTCTATATTTTTATTAATCTGTGCAAGATAATCTGCAATTAAATCCGCCAGATCAACCTCATCGAGATCCGGTGGTGTAAGATTATGCGATAATTCTCTTATCAACTGCATAGATTTTTTTAAATCACGATTAAGCTCTTCCGGATTTTTATCCGTAAGATTTAAACGGATGAGATTCAACTGTGAGATAATATTATCATGAAGTTCTTCTGCCAGACGTTCCCTGTCCTGCTCCTGTAAAAGAAGTGTATTCTCCCAATATTCTTTTTGGTTATTCCGGACCAGCTGAGAGACTTTCTGCTTATTTTTTTTTATACTTTTTAAATAATTAATGACCAATAACGTAATGAATAACGTCGTTAAAAAAAATAGCCCAATACCGATCCATATCCATAGAACTATCTGATCCTGATTTTCCCAACGCCACATCCCAGATTAATAAAAGCAATATAAAAAGACAATAGCAAAATGCCTCTAAAAAGCCAGACAGGAGCTACCCAGCTCAGATGATTGCTGATTAAAAAATTAAAGGTAGTGGATATGATACATTCAATAGAAAAAAACAGGAAAACAATGATGTTCACGATAAACATATCCCTATCTGCCTTACCTTCCCTGATAATCTTCATAAAATAAGAGACGGCGTAGCTACAAATAATAATACTGGTGATAATATTGGAATAAAAAGTAACCTGTGTATCATTTTGCACATACAATATATTAGTCATCAATGTCAATATTGCATAGCCATAGATTATCCATCTTAACTGACGGGAAAGCTGGATATAATAATTGTTATAGATGACAGTAAGGATCATCAAACCAAAAAACTGGCTCAGTATATAATTGTACGTATTGAGTGTATTTAATTTCATCAGCCGGTCCGTTAAGTCCGTCAGTTCCAGCATAAAATCTCCTGAAAGAAGCACAATCACAGGAAGTTTTGTTTTTATCCCATCTTTTACCAATACAATCAGCCCGGTACATAAGACCAGGTTAATAATAATTTGTAAATACAGGGATAAACTGTTATACGAAAACACTGGTGCTTTGCTTCAAAAGTTGATAATCATTAAGAGTATCAACGGTAAAAGGAGGTCTTGGAGTAGAATAATTTTCTGCGGTCTCACTCATATGATTAATTGCAAGGCTTTTCACTGTAATAATTTCGATATGATAAGGAAAATCCGGATCTTTTTTCTCCAGATCATCAGTAAGTCCAAAGAAACTGATACAGGTTTGTCCTCCTGTAATTCCCATTTTATCATAATCTGAAAACGGAATGGAAATCAACTGAAAGATATTTTCTGTTTGCTGGGCCTGTATCCATGCTGTGCCAAACATATTCCATCTGAAATTGCGGTTAATGGCTGATTCAGATGTAATTGGAGGTGGGATCATTTCTTGGTCATTACTGCTCTCCATCTTCTCTTCAGGAAACTTGCTTGAAAATTCTTTAATAATGATGTTACTAAAATCGGCATCCTTATCACTTTTAGAATCAATCAGGAAAAATTTCAACTGCTCCTCATGAATACCTACATACGCATGAATACTTTTCAGTTCTTCTGTTCCAAGGTTTCTTTTCCATTGTTCTATTTCTTCACCCGAAACACTGAAATGAGTTCCTTGTTTTAAAAATATCAAAATTTCCGCCCCATTTATGTTAATTCCATTTTTATAAGAATCAATAAGATTTTTCCATTTTCTGATGGCTTCAAAGATGTTTTCAGTAGTCATGATAATATTTATTTGTGAATGATAATTATTTTATGTGTTGAAATTTACAAAAAAAACAGACTGGTATTTATTTTAAATCACATTCAAGTGGAAAATAAAACCTAATTGAGTGAAAATTAATATTTCTTCAATTTTTTATAATGACGGATTAGGTACAGTCTGTATCTTTGTGCGGGGAATACTCACAATTAAATAACGACTACCAATGATTCCATTTCACGAACTTATTTTTTTCATCCTGGCTGCACTCATCTTAGTGATCAGTCCCGGTCCTAATATGATTTACCTGATTTCAAAATCTATAACGCAAGGGAAAAAGTCCGGGTTTATTTCCCTGGCGGGAGTGGTGTGTGGTTTTTTATTCCACATCATCATGGTATCTTTTGGTCTGACTGCAGTTTTGCTGGCCGTTCCATTGGCTTATACCGTTCTTAAGGCCATGGGAACTGTCTATCTTTTATATCTTGCCTATCAGGCTATAAAACCAAAGAGCAGGAATATTTTTGACGTTGATAAAAATGTTCCTCATGACAGTCCCAAAAAGCTTTTTACCATTGGTTTTTTAACGAATGTATTAAATCCAAAAGTGGCCGTCTTTTACCTGTCTTTCTTTCCTCAGTTTATCAAACCTGAGTATGGTTCCATATTCACGCAGAGTCTTGAACTTGGAGTTATTCAGGTTCTGATCAGCTTCAGCATTAACTTTATCATTGTATTAACAGCGGCAAGAGTTGCCCTATTCTTTTCCAATAATCCGGCCTGGATAAAGGTTCAGAAATGGTTTATGGCCAGTGTATTGACCTATCTGGCTATAAAAATGGCTTTTTCAAAAGCAAAATAACAATCAACAGGATCAATATCAATATTAAAAATAAAACAGCATTCTATAAAATCCGGAACAGGTTTCTTTCTGTTCCGAATTCCGTTGTATATTCATATAAAATCTGATCTAAAGAAAACATCATCATTATTCACCGCGAATTTGAGATTAATATTCCGGATGTAAAACCGTGAAAATACGTAATTTTGTGGTTGCGTATTTATCCTCATCACAACAGGTTTACAGATGAAACAGACTATTCCTACTTATGATTTAAACGGTATTTCCCACCACAGATTCCATGTCAAAAGAATGGATAAGCGTACTCAGAATGCTGAGGATATTCTTTTGGACAAAGGAATACACCGGGATAGTCATTACATTTTCACCTGCATGGAAAGCGGTCATGTAAGAATGATGGTAGATTTTAAAACGATTGAAGCAAAAGATTCCACTCTTTTCTGTGTATTACCGGGACAGGTACATCAGGGCCTATTAATGAAAGACGTTTGCGGATGGTTTGTAGCTGTTAAAGCAGAACTTGTACCTGATATGGTACGTTCTTTTTTTGATGAATCCCTGGGGGAAATACAACCAATGCCTATAGATAAAAGCCTTGTCAAAAAAATAAATACAACAGCCGACATGCTTCATGCCTCCTATACGAACGAGATGCTTTCCAGCAAAGAAGGATTTCTGGTTGTGCAATCATTGCTTAATGCATTCCTGGGATTGTTTGCCATGATTTATTCTCAGAAGAATGTATCTCCTGCTTCCAGCGAAAATCGGGCTTTACAACTGTCAAGAACATTTAGAACTTTGGTTCGGAAGGATTTTAAAACCTCGAAAAGTCCATTTGAATATGCAGAAGTTTTAAATATTACAAGAGGATATTTAACGGAGGCAGTCCGGGAAGCAACCGGGAAGCCCGCACAACACTGGATTCATCAGGAAATTTTAATTGAAGCCAAAAGATTGCTAGTCTTTACCAACCTAAGCGTAAAAGAAATCGCTTATGAATTAGGATATAGCGACCACACTTATTTCAGCCGCTTATTTTCTAAACTGGAAGACCAATCACCATCAGAATTCCGGGATCTGCATAAAAACAAACACTAACCACGAATAGTCCAATTTTTCCCATGAAACAGCTATCGGTATTTTCTGATTTTGCAACGTCCTTTGCAATAAAAATGATTTATGCCGAGCTTACCAAAATGGATCAATGACACTGTAGAAAATGTCTGGTCCTCAAAATTTAAAGACTGTACGGTTATCCATATAGAAAAAATCACGAATGATCTTCGTCTTATACGTTTTCAAACAGATTTACAGGATGTTTCTTACGAACCTGCGTATGCAATAGGAATAAGAATTAACGGCCGCGATTTCCGGAATTATTCTCCCTTCAACTTCAATCAGGAAGCAGGGACTTTTGATGTTTTATTTCACCTGCATGATGCATCTGCCGCAGGAAGTCATTTTGTAACCCAACTTTCAGCCGGAGATTCTATAAAGCTTTTAATGCCAAGAGGAAAACAATTCTTTGCTCCCAATGCAAAAATCCATTTTTCTGTGGGTGACGAAACTTCACTGGGAAGTTCTCTTTCGATCAAAAAGGCCGTAGAGGAAAATGGTTCTTTATTTGTCTGTCTCCATGAACTGGAAGAATGTTCTGCTCTTGAAAAACTGAATTTATATGGCTATCACAGTCCTAAAAATAATACAATGAGAATAATTGAAGCGTTGAATGACTTTTTGATGGAAGAAAAAGAGGCTATCTACAATGATGATGCTGTTTTCTACCTCACCGGAAACGGAGGAAGAATGTCTCTGATCAGAAAATTCCTTAAAGCCAGAGGAGTTTCTCCCAAATGTATAAAATCACAAGCCTACTGGATTGAGGGGAAAAAGGGATTGTAAAAACAGGGAACTGAAACTTTATCTGACAATAGAAATCAATTATTGTCAGATAAAGTTATCATGATATGTTGTTAGATTACTTTTGTTTCTTTCCTAATTCTTTCACTTTTCTTAACCACTGAGCCCGCTGCTCATCTTTAGAATTCCGGATGATGCCGATGTAAGTTAGTTTAACGGGTTTTACACCACAATATTCCAATATGGATTTTCTAAGCTGATTGACGCTGGGTCTTCCAAAAAACAAACGGTAATACCAGCCCGGTTGATCCAATGTCGTAAGAATATGGGCTGTTTTTCCTTTTAACAATTTATCCCACCAGACAGAATTCTCCCTGAATTTATAAGCCATTCCGGGCAAAAAAAGACGATCTATGAATCCTTTCATCAGGGCTGGAAATCCTCCCCACCAAACCGGATGCACCCAAACCAGATGATCTGCCCATTGGATTATTTCCCAGGATTTCAGCAAATCCGGTTCAAGCTCCATTCTTTTCTGGTATCCAAACTGTAGATTAAGATTGAAATTTAAATCTCTGATGACAATTTCCTTTACTTCAGCTCCTGTTTCTACGGCCCCAGCCTTATAAGCTTCTGTAATCCCAAAGTTGAAAGAATCTTTATTAGGATGCCCGTTGATAATTGCTATTTTTTTCATTGTGTGACATTGATATTGATGGTTTCATAGGTATGAAGCTGGCTCATTAATGATAAAGGGTCATGCAGCTGATGACTGAAATACACATTATTTTCATGGGGATTTCTCAGCAGTTCTTCGGTATGCAGAACAGCAGATAAAGCAGTAAGTTCTGCCTGCCCTTTCATGCTTCGTAAGCTTAGTTTCTTCTGACCTGCTTTATCTTTCACCACAATTTCAAACACAGACTGATCTCCGTTTCCACTGGATCCAAAAATCATTTTTCTTTCTTTTAATGATAAAATATTGAATATTCTCAGGTATTGAAAAGATCCCAGCAGCCAGGTAATGAATTTCGAGTTATAAGTCATTTTTACACTTACTCCGGGAATTCGTTCTACCTTATTAAGAATATAGAGATCTGGTACATCAAAATTATAAGCCTTTCTCTCTCCTATTCCAAAAGAGAATTTAAAAGATTCTGTATCTAAAAAATGCCTGATAGAAACAGGTTTGTCATTCTTATAATGCACAAAAGGAACAGCTACGTTTTCTGCCATAAAATGTGCTGAACTTTCTCCTGCCAGGTCTTTCACAGAGTAATACACAAAAACCTTTACCTCCTTAATATCATCTGAATTGGAAAGGGTATTGACTAATCCCGGTACAATTCCGCCCATCCAGCCTGAACTGAAGACTATTCTGCTGTTCACTTCTGATTTTCCGGCAATATCATAGGCCTTAACCAAAGCCGGAGTAGGTTTTGTAATATCCAGATAATCTATATGATGGGCAATGGCAAAACGAAGTACGTGATCTTCTTTGTCATTCACGGAAAGAATGATGAGATGTATTTTTTTCTCAGAGATCACTTTAAAAGAGGAAGGATCTGTGACATCGATCTTTAGATCTTTGTCTGTTTTTCCACCTTTTCTTCCTCCGATAAAAACAGTAAGATGAGGGTTTCTTGATTTCAGAATGCGGGAAATTGTCTTTCCTACCAATCCATTTCCACCAATAATCAGAATATTTTGCTCCATAACTTTTTTTGACAAAAGTAGAGCGCTCCTGTTTCAATAAGCAGGACAAATGTCTAAAAAGAAATTTCCTTTCTTATACGGCTCAGGTGACGTTGTGTAATTCCAAGATAGGAAGCCAGATACTGCAATGGAATGTTCTGAATATAATCAGGATGATTCTTTAATAATGTTTCATACCGCTGGGCTGCGCTATCTCTTTGAAGCTGAAAAAAACGTGTTTCAAGTTCAAGATATTCCTGTTCTGCAATGATCTTTAAAAATTTTGTCCAGTTAAGGCTGTTCTGCACCAGTTCATCTACCGCATCTTTTTTAAGAATAATCAACTCTGCATTGGTAATGGCCTGCATGCTTTCTCTACTCGGGCACCCTGAAATAAATGATGAATACGCAGCGATCATATGATTGGGGAACCGGAAGCAATAGGTCATATCTTTTCCTTCATCAGAGGTATAAAAGGAACGGAAAATACCAGATTTCACCAATCCAACTTCCTTACAAAGTTCTCCTTCCTGTATGAAATAATCATTTTTATTGATGAGTCTGAGTTCGGAAAACTTTAGAAATTCTTCAATTTCATCTTCTGAAAACAGATTAAAGCTTCGAAAATAATCCTGTATTATCATTCTTAAAAATAAGGGGTTTTAATGAATCACGAAAATAGATAAAATCAGGATAAAAAATGAATGTAAGCTTCTTTATCAACGCAAAGTTTTCATTTTTATAGAATTTTATCCCAAGAGGGCAAAGATGGGATCAATTTCATTGATCCTTTTTAAGCGGACGTATAGCCATATAGCTTCATCATCGACTCCGTCACTTTCTTATCCAACTTAAAAATAAGATAATCTAATAGGTTCTTGGCGTTTTTATATCATTATGGCAAATTTGAATATCTATCTTTTGTCTCAACTCAATTTTGAGATTGATATAAATATATTTAACAATTTTCAATTAGTTACAAAAAAAATCATCTCAGGACGAGATGATTTACCGTTTTGAATTTACTTGAGTTATTTATGAAGATATGAATGATGTTTTGTTGGTACAAAGATAACTTAGCTCCGGTTTTTATCAATCAGTAGAATCCCTAGAATTATATCCGTAAAAATACGGTTGTATAAAAAGAAAAGCCCTGCAGGAAATACCTTACAGGACTTTGGTTTATCTAACAATTCTTCTGTTTAATGTTTAAATCTGAGGTTTAAAGATATGATTTACATCTACTTTACCCCATTGATTGTATTAAAGAGGACTTACCAGTTGCAGGAACCATTCTTTAACTTCTCCTTCCAGATAAGGAGCAAGCTTTTCTTCACACGTTTTATGGTAACCATTCAACCATGCGATTTCACTTTCTGAAAGAATTTCTTTCACTACAGTATCTTTGAAGAACGGGCAGAATGTTAATGTTTCAAATTCATAGAACGTTCCGTGAATTGTTTTTTCTGCTTCTTTTACTGCGATCAGGTTTTCGTGACGGATTCCATAATGTCCTTCAAGATAATATCCAGGTTCGTTTGAGCATACCATTCCCGGAAGAAGTTCCTGAGGATTCAGGTCTTTTCTGATGTTTTGCGGTCCTTCATGTACATTCATGAAGCTTCCTACACCGTGTCCTGTTCCGTGGTTGAAGTCTTTGCCTTCCATCCATAAAGGAAGTCTTGCAATAGCATCAAGATGTACTCCTTTTGTTCCTTTCGGGAATTTCACCATTGATAAACGGATCAGCCCCTGTAATACCAATGTTGAGTTTCTTTTAAACTCTTCCGAAGGGGTTCCTAAGGCAAAAGTTCTTGTAATATCTGTAGTTCCTTCAAGGTACTGGCCTCCTGAGTCTACCAGGATTGTTTCCTCGTTGGTCACTTCTTTGCTTCCTTCTTTTTTAGCTGAATAGTGCATGATCGCACCATTATCTTTATATCCAACGATAGAACCGAAGCTTTCTCCCACAAAGTTTTCACCTTCTGCGCGGAATCCTCTCAGTTTCTGTCCGATAGAATATTCGTTCATGGCTTCTTTTCCTGCATTGTGAGTTAACCAATAAAGGAATTTCACCATAGCCACTCCGTCTCTTACCATTACTTTTCTGAAACCTTCCAGCTCAGCTTCGTTTTTCTGAGCTTTCATCAGATTACCCGGAACCGGAGCTTTGATAAACTGGTTATCTGCTTTTAATGTTTCGAAAATCTGCTGGTTGCTGTTTGGAGAAACCAGTACTTTTTCATTTTTGAATGTCTTCAGGTAATTGTAGAATTCTTCGTAAGGCATCATTTTCACAAAGGAATCATCCATTTGTTTTCTTGCCCCTACTTCCATTTTTTCTAATCCTGTGAATAGTACTGCATCATTTTTAGTGATCACAATATATCCTAAAAATACAGGATTGCTTTCTACATCACTTCCTCTCAGGTTGGCTGTCCAGGCTACATCATCCAGACTTGATATGATATGTACGGTAGCTTCCTGATCCTCCATTTTCTGGCGGATGGCAGAAATTTTATCGGAAACAGATTTACCGGCTCTTTCTACGGGATGTACAAAAATAGGATTGGCAGATGGAGTTCCTCTTTCTTTCCAGACTTCTTTTAAAAGCGGAAAATCTACCAGTGTAATATTTTTTGAATTAAATTTTTGAGAAAGCAGTTCCCAGTTGGCATTAGAAGCTGCTAAAGCATTTACGGCCACTTTACCGCCTGAAGGAATTTCTGAAATGATCCAGTCAATATAATTAGGCGTTCCTTCCATACCATCTTTGAAAAGGTCGATTCCTGAACCGTCCAGCTCGATAGCGGCTTGTGTAAAATATCTTCCGTCTGTCCAAAGTCCGGCTTTGTCTTTGGTAACTACTACAAAACCAGCAGAACCTAAGAAACCTGACAACCAAGCTCTCTCCTGCCATTCTTCAGGTAGATATTCGCTCATATGCGGGTCTGCAGAATATACTATAAATGCATCAACATTATTTTTCTGCATTTCTTCACGAAGCGCAGCAACTTTTTCCTTTGAAGTCATTCTTTTCTTTTTTAAACACCGAAAGTTACGAAAAATTTGAAGTCGGAAGCTGAAATCTACCGGCTATTTTGCTTAATAAGCTGTTATTTTAGCAGGAATTCTTTTTGAAGATATCTGCGATTTGATTTTTTATGTTTTAATAGTACACTTAAGATTTCTTAAACTTTTAAATGAATGTACATGAACTGTTTTGGAATGACTGATACATTTATAATTTAAAAACGTTAAACATATTTGATAAAATAAATCATTTTCATCTAAAAAAAACCTCCCCATTATC
The window above is part of the Chryseobacterium sp. MA9 genome. Proteins encoded here:
- a CDS encoding aminopeptidase P family protein — translated: MTSKEKVAALREEMQKNNVDAFIVYSADPHMSEYLPEEWQERAWLSGFLGSAGFVVVTKDKAGLWTDGRYFTQAAIELDGSGIDLFKDGMEGTPNYIDWIISEIPSGGKVAVNALAASNANWELLSQKFNSKNITLVDFPLLKEVWKERGTPSANPIFVHPVERAGKSVSDKISAIRQKMEDQEATVHIISSLDDVAWTANLRGSDVESNPVFLGYIVITKNDAVLFTGLEKMEVGARKQMDDSFVKMMPYEEFYNYLKTFKNEKVLVSPNSNQQIFETLKADNQFIKAPVPGNLMKAQKNEAELEGFRKVMVRDGVAMVKFLYWLTHNAGKEAMNEYSIGQKLRGFRAEGENFVGESFGSIVGYKDNGAIMHYSAKKEGSKEVTNEETILVDSGGQYLEGTTDITRTFALGTPSEEFKRNSTLVLQGLIRLSMVKFPKGTKGVHLDAIARLPLWMEGKDFNHGTGHGVGSFMNVHEGPQNIRKDLNPQELLPGMVCSNEPGYYLEGHYGIRHENLIAVKEAEKTIHGTFYEFETLTFCPFFKDTVVKEILSESEIAWLNGYHKTCEEKLAPYLEGEVKEWFLQLVSPL